One segment of Drosophila mauritiana strain mau12 chromosome 3R, ASM438214v1, whole genome shotgun sequence DNA contains the following:
- the LOC117143551 gene encoding chymotrypsin-1: MGLTELLLIGVVAVGGVFGRLNSRQPSGYTPHRIVGGADIPPGEHVPYQVSLQYRTRGGQMHFCGGSIIAPNRILTAAHCCQGLNASRMSVVAGIRGLNEKGSRSQVLSYSIHPKYQELVTSDLAVLSIKPPLKLNNSTISAIEYRSQGKDFIGGGVPVTLTGWGLRLPVPFPFLDNVNYPNVLQRMSYHTISNSECRNAGMESVTDTEICARGPFRGACSGDSGGPLVMDSKNGLQQVGIVSYGLVVCGLYISPDVYTRVSTFSDWIGNQIES, encoded by the exons ATGGGTCTAACTGAACTACTGCTGATCGGAGTTGTAGCTGTGGGTGGAGTCTTCGGGAGACTGAATT CTCGTCAACCCAGTGGGTATACTCCACATCGTATTGTTGGAGGCGCTGACATCCCACCAGGCGAACATGTGCCCTACCAGGTTTCTCTGCAGTACAGAACACGCGGTGGTCAGATGCACTTCTGCGGTGGATCCATCATCGCCCCCAATCGCATCCTCACTGCAGCTCACTGTTGTCAAGGTCTTAACGCTAGTCGCATGTCTGTGGTGGCCGGAATTCGAGGTCTGAACGAGAAGGGTTCCCGCTCCCAGGTGCTATCCTACAGCATCCATCCCAAGTATCAGGAACTGGTTACCAGCGATCTTGCCGTGCTGTCCATCAAACCTCCGCTGAAATTAAACAACTCCACTATTAGTGCAATTGAGTATCGATCGCAGGGAAAAGACTTCATCGGCGGTGGAGTTCCAGTAACCCTGACGGGATGGGGGCTCCGCTTACCAGTGCCCTTTCCCTTCTTGGATAATGTGAATTATCCCAATGTTCTTCAGCGCATGAGTTACCACACCATCTCGAATAGTGAGTGCCGGAATGCGGGAATGGAGAGCGTTACGGATACGGAGATCTGTGCGAGAGGTCCTTTTAGAGGAGCCTGTTCG GGCGACTCTGGCGGTCCTCTGGTAATGGATTCGAAAAATGGATTACAGCAAGTGGGCATAGTATCCTACGGCTTGGTGGTGTGTGGTCTATACATCTCTCCGGATGTCTACACCAGAGTGTCTACCTTCAGTGACTGGATAGGAAATCAAATAGAATCGTGA
- the LOC117145165 gene encoding short-chain specific acyl-CoA dehydrogenase, mitochondrial, whose protein sequence is MQQLIRVARTLGQHSSGAWSARGVGAGNRGIACLAALSETHQILQKTCREFANAELAPKARHHDREELYPAEQVRRLGELGLMSVTVREEYGGSGLDYQAYAIGMEEVARGDAAVSIVMGVNNLYLGAVQQHGTEQQKQDFLVPYTQGEHIAFYALSEPGNGSDAGAASTTAKLQGDSYLINGTKAWISNSKEASGGIVFATVDKSLKHKGITAFLTPKDVPGLSIAKKESKMGMRATSTCQLVLEDVQVPRSRVLGAPGDGFKIAMQSLDCGRIGIAAQATGIAQAALELAVDYSQKRVAFGQQLARLQLIRQKLADMATRVEISRLLTWRAAWLKDNGLPITKEAAMAKLHASEAATFCAHQCIQILGGMGYTTDLPAELYYRNARVTEIYEGTSEIQRIVIANAVLRELGRD, encoded by the exons ATGCAGCAGCTGATCAGAGTGGCGCGGACGCTGG GTCAACACTCGAGCGGCGCATGGAGTGCGCGGGGAGTCGGTGCTGGAAACCGAGGAATCGCATGCCTGGCCGCCCTCTCCGAGACCCACCAGATTCTCCAGAAGACTTGCCGGGAGTTCGCCAATGCGGAACTGGCCCCCAAAGCGCGCCACCACGACCGCGAGGAGCTTTATCCGGCGGAACAGGTCAGACGGTTGGGAGAACTCGGTCTCATGTCGGTGACGGTTCGAGAGGAGTATG GTGGTTCTGGACTGGATTACCAGGCCTACGCGATTGGCATGGAGGAGGTGGCTCGTGGTGACGCCGCCGTGTCCATTGTGATGGGCGTGAATAACCTGTACCTGGGTGCAGTGCAGCAGCATGGAACcgagcagcagaagcaggaTTTCCTGGTGCCGTACACCCAGGGTGAGCACATCGCCTTCTACGCCTTGTCGGAACCCGGAAACGGATCGGATGCAGGAGCTGCCAGCACCACGGCCAAGCTGCAAGGGGACAGCTACCTAATAAACGGCACTAAAGCGTGGATATCAAACTCCAAGGAGGCCAGCGGGGGAATCGTCTTCGCCACGGTGGACAAGAGCCTGAAACACAAGGGAATCACTGCCTTTCTCACGCCCAAGGATGTTCCCGGACTTTCCATAGCCAAGAAGGAAAGCAAAATGGGCATGCGCGCCACTTCGACTTGCCAGCTGGTGCTGGAGGACGTGCAGGTGCCGCGATCCCGGGTCCTTGGAGCTCCCGGTGATGGTTTCAAGATCGCCATGCAGTCCTTGGACTGTGGCAGGATCGGTATAGCCGCCCAGGCCACCGGTATCGCACAAGCTGCCCTGGAACTGGCCGTGGACTATTCGCAGAAGAGGGTGGCCTTCGGACAGCAGCTGGCACGGTTGCAGCTCATCCGGCAGAAGCTGGCCGACATGGCCACGCGGGTGGAGATCTCAAGGCTGCTAACGTGGCGTGCCGCTTGGCTGAAGGATAATGGTCTGCCAATCACAAAGGAGGCGGCGATGGCCAAGCTGCATGCCTCCGAGGCCGCCACTTTTTGTGCCCACCAGTGCATCCAGATCCTGGGCGGGATGGGGTACACCACTGATCTGCCTGCAGAGCTTTATTACCGCAACGCCCGCGTCACAGAGATTTATGAGGGAACCTCGGAGATCCAAAGAATTGTGATCGCCAACGCAGTGCTCCGGGAATTGGGAAGGGATTGA
- the LOC117144176 gene encoding chymotrypsin-1 — MNGVTYFVLLLSSTLLALDGVQSKPMGNVIDLEKYFEEADLNSQERVVGGYDVAEDEYVPYQVSMQFLTRSGKMRHFCGGSLIAPNRVLTAAHCVNGQNASRISVVAGIRDLNDSSGFRSQVQSYEMNENYQELVTSDIAILKIDPPFELDEKRVSTIDVSGSDMVGADQEVLLTGWGSVFHFGTGPFAKYPTVLQKLDYKTLSNSKCKETMTQLTDTEICALERFGKGACNGDSGGPLVMKSGESYKQVGVVSYGTAFCASNNPDVYTRVSMFDGWIKERMA, encoded by the exons ATGAACGGAGTAACTTATTTTGTGCTACTTCTTAGCTCCACTTTGTTAGCTCTGGATGGAGTTCAAAGTAAACCCATGGGCAATGTCATCGATT TGGAAAAGTATTTCGAGGAGGCTGACCTTAATTCCCAGGAGCGAGTTGTTGGCGGTTACGATGTGGCAGAGGATGAATACGTCCCCTACCAGGTGTCCATGCAGTTTCTTACTCGCAGTGGAAAGATGCGACACTTCTGTGGTGGATCCCTGATTGCGCCAAATCGCGTCCTTACCGCTGCCCACTGCGTCAATGGCCAGAATGCCAGTCGAATTAGCGTAGTTGCTGGGATTAGGGATCTCAACGACAGCTCCGGCTTCCGATCTCAGGTGCAGTCGTACGAGATGAACGAGAACTACCAGGAGCTGGTGACTAGCGACATTGCCATCCTCAAGATCGATCCGCCCTTTGAACTGGACGAGAAGCGTGTGTCCACCATTGACGTCAGTGGATCGGACATGGTAGGTGCCGATCAGGAGGTTCTCCTCACCGGATGGGGTTCTGTCTTCCACTTCGGTACAGGTCCCTTCGCCAAATATCCCACTGTACTCCAGAAGCTCGACTACAAGACCCTGAGCAATTCCAAGTGCAAGGAGACGATGACTCAGCTGACGGACACCGAGATCTGTGCCTTGGAGCGGTTTGGCAAGGGTGCCTGTAAT GGCGATTCTGGCGGTCCTCTGGTGATGAAGAGTGGTGAGTCCTATAAACAGGTGGGCGTCGTCTCCTATGGAACTGCTTTCTGCGCCTCGAACAATCCTGATGTCTATACCAGAGTGTCCATGTTTGACGGTTGGATTAAGGAAAGAATGGCCTAA
- the LOC117143552 gene encoding fibrous sheath CABYR-binding protein — MNYLIQRGKMRQQAINVPEGLPELLSDVTREVLRCQPKKECLCQFIIDYLHSVIVTREKAMVAKTILDRSLRQVDSIISDLCVCDLSKEKSELMGQVLEDCFRNFLEKRRCEMRRGKQAINFEDVDILEELLQKCKFTDEELVMSRPAIESAYKRFVDAYMSAERGADGTELLYQYFRDRELKRINEATRNQAAITIQAAWRGYWVRLQFPQEVCVCVCAAEKEDDGEEQRRQHAASVLQRFFRKVMLRVATKPIVDPCAEPTEPTEMEASSSPDTAKDGYDDVTLSTVPTTAAITAGPTPMPTAPGTVPPSAQGTAPATARTSATALAEPEAHDEAAEAQPAEEAPAAEAPADEAAPAPAEEAAPPPAEEAAPEAAEEPAPAPPPEEAAAPPPPAEEPAPAEEAAPPAEEAPAEEAPAAE, encoded by the exons ATGAATTACCTGATTCAGCGTGGCAAGATGCGCCAACAGGCGATTAATGTTCCGGAGGGTCTGCCGGAACTTCTATCAGATGTAACACGGGAGGTGCTAAGGTGTCAGCCGAAAAAGGAGTGCCTCTGCCAGTTCATCATCGACTATCTGCATTCGGTGATCGTGACAAGGGAAAAGGCTATGG TGGCCAAGACCATTTTGGACCGCTCTCTACGCCAGGTGGACAGCATAATATCGGACCTGTGTGTCTGCGATCTCTCCAAGGAGAAGTCCGAGTTGATGGGCCAGGTACTAGAGGACTGTTTCCGTAACTTCCTCGAGAAACGACGCTGCGAGATGCGGCGTGGAAAGCAGGCGATTAACTTCGAGGATGTGGACATCCTAGAGGAGCTGCTGCAGAAGTGCAAGTTCACCGACGAGGAGCTGGTCATGTCACGGCCTGCCATCGAGAGTGCCTACAAGCGCTTCGTGGACGCCTATATGTCCGCCGAACGTGGAGCCGATGGAACTGAGCTGCTCTACCAGTACTTCCGAGACAGGGAACTAAAGCGCATCAACGAGGCCACGCGAAACCAGGCAGCCATCACGATCCAGGCGGCTTGGCGTGGATACTGGGTTCGCCTCCAGTTCCCGCAAGAAGTTTGCGTATGCGTCTGCGCAGCG GAAAAAGAGGACGACGGGGAGGAACAGCGCAGGCAACATGCTGCGAGCGTTCTTCAGAGGTTCTTCCGCAAGGTTATGTTG CGCGTGGCTACCAAGCCAATCGTAGACCCCTGTGCCGAACCAACTGAACCAACTGAAATGGAGGCTAGCTCTTCACCGGATACTGCGAAGGATGGCTATGATGACGTAACTCTCTCGACAGTACCGACAACTGCTGCGATAACTGCCGGACCAACACCAATGCCAACTGCTCCCGGAACTGTGCCGCCATCTGCCCAAGGTACTGCTCCGGCCACGGCCAGAACCTCGGCCACCGCTTTAGCAGAGCCAGAAGCTCATGATGAGGCTGCGGAAGCTCAGCCAGCGGAGGAAGCTCCTGCAGCAGAGGCGCCTGCGGATGAAGCAGCACCTGCTCCGGCTGAGGAGGCTGCACCACCGCCAGCAGAAGAGGCTGCACCGGAAGCCGCCGAAGAGCCGGCAcctgcaccaccaccagaagAAGCAGCTGCACCGCCACCGCCCGCTGAGGAGCCCGCTCCGGCAGAGGAGGCTGCTCCTCCCGCAGAAGAAGCCCCCGCAGAGGAAGCTCCCGCAGCTGAGTAG